In Anaerostipes hadrus ATCC 29173 = JCM 17467, a single genomic region encodes these proteins:
- a CDS encoding TrkH family potassium uptake protein — protein sequence MPWKIYKKRHLTSFQVIILGFAGVILFGALILMLPISSVQGIITPFHKALFTSTSAVCVTGLAVVDTGSYWSAFGQTVIMFLIQIGGLGVITTATAVFILSGRKISIMQRSTMQNAISAPKVGGIVRLMSFILKGTLLIELIGALFMMPVFCHDFGLRGIWMSIFHSVSAFCNAGFDLLGTKWHPFVSLTSYAVNPVINIVIMLLIIIGGIGFFTWEDIYLHKFHFKHYHMQSKVILTTTLCLILLPAVFFFFQDYGNLSGIHRLLASLFQAVTPRTAGFNTTDLSMLTGASKAMMILLMLIGGSPSSTAGGMKTTTFALLLLNVLATFQSCDDVTAFGRRIDASVIKNATTIAMMYFILFFAGGMTISVYEGLPLSSCLFEAASAVGTVGLTLGITPKLHILSQIILIILMYLGRVGGLTLIYAVFSDKNKRKARLPLDKIIVG from the coding sequence ATGCCATGGAAGATTTATAAAAAAAGACATTTAACATCATTTCAGGTGATCATATTAGGGTTCGCAGGAGTGATCCTTTTTGGAGCATTGATCCTGATGCTGCCAATTTCATCGGTTCAGGGAATCATAACACCATTTCATAAAGCATTATTTACGTCAACTTCTGCAGTATGTGTGACAGGGCTTGCAGTCGTGGATACTGGAAGTTACTGGTCTGCTTTTGGACAGACAGTGATCATGTTTCTGATACAGATCGGAGGTCTGGGAGTTATAACAACAGCAACAGCCGTATTTATATTATCAGGAAGAAAAATATCGATTATGCAGCGAAGCACGATGCAAAATGCGATCTCTGCACCAAAAGTAGGAGGGATCGTTCGATTGATGAGTTTTATTTTAAAAGGAACTTTATTGATCGAATTGATCGGTGCGTTATTCATGATGCCTGTTTTCTGTCATGATTTTGGATTACGGGGAATCTGGATGTCGATCTTTCATTCTGTATCAGCCTTTTGTAATGCAGGATTTGATCTTCTTGGAACAAAATGGCATCCATTTGTATCATTGACATCATATGCGGTAAATCCAGTGATCAACATTGTGATCATGTTACTGATCATCATTGGTGGAATTGGATTTTTTACATGGGAAGACATTTATCTCCATAAATTTCATTTTAAGCATTACCATATGCAGAGTAAGGTTATTCTAACTACAACATTATGTCTGATCTTGTTACCAGCTGTTTTCTTTTTCTTTCAGGATTATGGAAATCTATCAGGGATTCACCGGTTGCTTGCATCATTGTTTCAAGCTGTGACACCGAGAACTGCAGGATTTAATACGACAGATCTTTCGATGCTGACAGGAGCATCAAAGGCAATGATGATTTTATTGATGTTGATCGGAGGTTCACCAAGTTCTACAGCAGGAGGTATGAAAACAACAACATTTGCTCTGTTACTTTTAAATGTACTGGCGACCTTTCAAAGTTGTGATGATGTGACAGCATTTGGAAGAAGAATCGATGCTAGTGTGATAAAAAATGCAACAACGATCGCAATGATGTATTTTATCTTGTTTTTTGCAGGCGGAATGACGATCAGTGTGTATGAGGGACTGCCGCTTTCAAGCTGTCTGTTTGAAGCAGCATCTGCAGTTGGAACCGTAGGTTTGACATTAGGAATCACACCAAAACTTCATATTTTGTCACAGATCATTTTGATCATACTGATGTATCTGGGACGTGTTGGCGGTTTGACGCTGATCTATGCAGTATTTTCAGATAAAAATAAACGAAAAGCAAGACTACCACTTGATAAGATCATAGTGGGATAA
- the sdaAB gene encoding L-serine ammonia-lyase, iron-sulfur-dependent subunit beta has protein sequence MSFISAFDVMGPNMIGPSSSHTAGAARIAFLARKMLNSTLKKVQFTLYGSFAKTYHGHGTDRALLGGIMGFGTDDMRIRDSFEIAKDIGLDFSFVPNEIETDVHPNTVDILMANENGDHIMIRGESLGGGKARICRINDVEVDFTGEYSTLIVIQKDKPGVVTYITKCLSDQDVNIAFMRLFRESKGNTAYSIVESDGLLPENIAEEIRKSPNVSDVMIIQL, from the coding sequence ATGTCTTTTATCAGTGCATTTGATGTTATGGGACCAAATATGATCGGTCCTTCAAGCTCCCACACAGCTGGGGCTGCAAGGATTGCATTTCTCGCAAGAAAAATGTTAAATAGTACACTGAAAAAAGTTCAGTTTACACTCTATGGATCTTTTGCAAAAACTTATCATGGACACGGAACGGATCGTGCCTTATTAGGTGGAATCATGGGATTTGGAACCGATGATATGAGAATCCGTGATTCTTTCGAGATTGCAAAAGACATTGGACTTGATTTCTCTTTTGTACCAAATGAAATAGAAACTGATGTCCATCCAAATACAGTGGATATCTTAATGGCAAATGAAAACGGAGATCACATCATGATCCGTGGGGAATCTTTAGGCGGTGGAAAAGCCAGAATTTGCCGTATCAATGATGTAGAAGTTGATTTTACCGGGGAATACAGTACCTTGATCGTGATCCAGAAAGATAAACCTGGCGTTGTTACTTATATCACAAAATGTCTGAGTGATCAGGATGTTAATATCGCTTTTATGCGTCTTTTCAGAGAATCTAAAGGAAATACAGCTTATTCTATCGTTGAATCCGATGGGCTTCTTCCTGAAAACATCGCAGAGGAGATTAGGAAAAGCCCAAATGTCTCAGATGTTATGATCATTCAGCTGTAG
- a CDS encoding dicarboxylate/amino acid:cation symporter — MEKKKFKLGLVPKLIIAIIIGILFGQFLPTGFCRFVVTLSGFFSTYLKFIIPLMILAYVTMGIADLSQGAGQLLLITVALAYGSTLLAGTASYLVSSNLFPHFMTSGALDQIAATADASLKPYFSLTITPLFDTLSAVVLAFILGLCLSTMKSKEIGNSLYNGMSDFSTIIDKVLHKTIIPLLPLYICGTFTDMTKSGKTFAILGILWKVFLVVIIMHFVCITIQFIIAGSVSKKNPLSLIKNQVPGYTTALGTQSSAATIPVNLECAKNDGVSAQIRNFVVPLCANIHMAGSMITITACATAVCLMNQLPISLATVIPFIMTLGVAMVASPGAPGGSIMTALPFLYMVFGTTAGDTNGPICALMVALYITQDSFGTACNISGDNAIGIVVDSIYKKFILKEDTVEA, encoded by the coding sequence ATGGAAAAGAAAAAATTTAAACTTGGTCTGGTACCAAAACTCATTATTGCCATCATTATTGGTATCCTGTTTGGACAGTTCCTTCCAACTGGATTCTGCCGCTTTGTTGTAACACTGTCTGGATTCTTCAGTACCTACTTAAAATTCATCATTCCACTGATGATCCTTGCTTATGTAACTATGGGAATCGCTGATCTGTCACAAGGTGCTGGACAGCTGCTTTTAATTACCGTTGCTCTTGCTTATGGTTCAACTTTACTTGCTGGTACAGCTTCTTACCTTGTATCATCCAATCTGTTCCCACACTTTATGACTTCTGGGGCATTAGATCAGATTGCTGCGACTGCTGATGCGTCACTGAAACCTTATTTTTCACTGACGATCACACCGCTGTTTGATACATTATCTGCTGTTGTTCTTGCTTTCATTTTAGGATTATGCTTATCCACAATGAAAAGTAAAGAGATCGGAAACAGCCTTTACAACGGAATGAGCGATTTCTCAACGATCATCGATAAAGTCCTTCACAAAACGATCATTCCTTTATTGCCATTGTATATCTGTGGTACATTTACTGATATGACGAAATCAGGGAAAACATTTGCAATCCTTGGAATCTTATGGAAAGTATTCCTTGTAGTGATCATCATGCACTTTGTATGTATCACGATCCAGTTTATAATTGCAGGTTCTGTCAGCAAAAAGAATCCTCTCTCTCTTATTAAAAATCAGGTTCCTGGTTATACTACAGCTTTAGGAACTCAGTCTTCTGCTGCTACAATTCCTGTCAATCTGGAATGTGCAAAGAATGACGGTGTCAGTGCTCAGATCCGTAACTTTGTAGTGCCTCTTTGTGCCAATATCCACATGGCAGGTTCTATGATCACGATCACAGCATGTGCAACTGCTGTATGTTTGATGAATCAGTTACCGATCAGCCTTGCAACTGTTATTCCATTTATTATGACACTTGGTGTTGCAATGGTCGCTTCTCCTGGAGCTCCAGGTGGATCTATCATGACTGCATTACCTTTCCTTTACATGGTATTTGGTACAACAGCAGGAGATACAAACGGACCAATCTGTGCTTTAATGGTTGCACTTTATATCACACAGGATTCTTTCGGAACTGCATGTAACATTTCCGGAGATAATGCGATTGGAATCGTTGTAGATTCTATTTACAAGAAATTTATTTTAAAAGAAGATACAGTGGAGGCTTAA
- a CDS encoding DnaJ C-terminal domain-containing protein, with protein MAAKRDLYEVLGISKTADEKTIKKAYRKLAKKYHPDMNPGDKTAEQKFKEATDAYNILSDPEKRKLYDQYGHAAFDGTGAESEFYKNYQNYGGTHGGYQEFHFEGGDGDDIFGDIFGSMFGGGRNSKGFHRSSFHQGGFGSSDGFGGGGFGSGSFRQKGSDAHADISISFDEAVTGCDKVIHLQDQNGAMQSLQVHIPAGIDTGKSVRLRGKGNPGIGGGEAGDLFLKVTVGEKQGFERKGNDVYTTINVPFSTAVCGGEAVIKTLYGNVICKIKEGTQSGSKIRLRGKGMPLMKNPSQKGDQYAVVQIQVPRNVSQQAKNKLKEFEALCGQRGNASY; from the coding sequence ATGGCAGCAAAACGTGATTTATATGAAGTTCTTGGAATCAGTAAAACTGCAGATGAGAAAACGATCAAGAAAGCATATCGGAAACTGGCAAAGAAATATCACCCAGATATGAATCCCGGAGATAAAACAGCAGAACAGAAATTCAAAGAAGCAACTGATGCTTATAATATATTAAGTGATCCAGAGAAGAGAAAATTATACGATCAATATGGTCATGCTGCCTTTGACGGAACTGGAGCAGAATCTGAGTTCTATAAGAATTACCAAAACTATGGTGGTACGCATGGAGGATATCAGGAATTCCACTTTGAAGGTGGAGATGGAGATGATATCTTTGGTGACATCTTTGGAAGTATGTTCGGTGGAGGAAGAAACAGCAAAGGATTCCATCGAAGCAGTTTCCATCAAGGAGGTTTTGGCTCTTCTGATGGATTTGGAGGCGGTGGATTCGGAAGTGGATCCTTCAGACAGAAAGGTTCCGATGCACACGCAGATATCTCTATTAGTTTTGATGAAGCGGTTACAGGCTGCGATAAAGTCATACATCTGCAAGATCAAAATGGTGCAATGCAGTCATTACAGGTTCATATACCCGCCGGAATTGATACAGGAAAAAGTGTCCGCTTAAGAGGAAAAGGAAATCCAGGAATCGGAGGCGGTGAAGCAGGTGATTTATTCCTGAAAGTAACAGTAGGTGAGAAACAAGGATTTGAGCGAAAAGGAAATGATGTGTATACAACGATCAATGTTCCATTTAGCACAGCCGTTTGTGGAGGTGAAGCAGTGATCAAGACATTATATGGAAATGTTATCTGTAAGATCAAAGAAGGAACTCAGTCAGGATCTAAGATCAGACTGCGTGGAAAAGGAATGCCACTTATGAAGAATCCATCTCAGAAGGGAGATCAATACGCAGTTGTTCAGATTCAGGTTCCAAGAAATGTCTCCCAGCAGGCAAAAAACAAATTAAAAGAATTCGAAGCACTTTGTGGTCAAAGAGGAAATGCCTCTTATTAA
- a CDS encoding Hsp20/alpha crystallin family protein, translating to MMMPSIFGGNLFNDDWMDFSFPDIDKELYGKHAKNLMKTDVKEKDGNYEVAIDLPGFKKDEITAELKDGYLTISAAKGLDKDEKDKEGKYIRRERYAGNMSRSFYVGKDITEKDIHGKYENGILMLDIPKKAPEKKVEEKKFVTIEG from the coding sequence ATGATGATGCCTAGTATTTTTGGAGGAAACTTATTTAACGACGACTGGATGGATTTTTCTTTCCCAGATATTGATAAAGAACTGTATGGTAAACACGCAAAGAACTTAATGAAGACTGATGTGAAGGAAAAAGACGGAAACTACGAAGTAGCGATCGACCTTCCAGGATTTAAGAAAGATGAGATCACAGCTGAGCTGAAGGACGGATATTTAACGATCAGTGCAGCAAAAGGATTAGATAAAGATGAGAAAGATAAAGAAGGTAAATATATCCGTCGTGAACGTTACGCAGGAAACATGAGCAGAAGCTTCTATGTTGGCAAAGATATCACAGAGAAAGATATCCACGGTAAATACGAGAATGGTATTCTGATGCTGGATATTCCGAAGAAAGCTCCGGAAAAGAAAGTAGAAGAAAAGAAATTCGTAACGATCGAAGGATAA
- a CDS encoding TetR/AcrR family transcriptional regulator C-terminal domain-containing protein — MDVSEKMKYKLANAMKDLLVHTPVDKITVKQIVDQCDVTRPTFYRHFKDKYDLINWYFDVLAQMSFKQMGISLTLREGLIKKFEFIKGEGQFFAAAFSSESQNCLMEYDYQCIYQFYCDIIHKQGVDKIPEELEFLLRMYCRGSIAMTVEWATTGMKMSPEQLTDQLIDAMPPKLYDLFKDI; from the coding sequence ATGGACGTATCAGAGAAAATGAAATATAAATTAGCAAATGCAATGAAAGATCTGTTGGTGCATACGCCAGTAGATAAGATTACAGTCAAACAGATCGTAGATCAGTGTGATGTAACTCGTCCAACTTTTTATCGGCATTTTAAGGATAAATATGATCTGATCAACTGGTATTTTGATGTATTGGCTCAGATGTCGTTTAAACAGATGGGCATCAGTCTGACATTAAGAGAAGGGTTGATCAAGAAATTTGAATTCATCAAAGGTGAAGGACAATTTTTCGCAGCAGCTTTTTCAAGCGAGAGTCAGAACTGTCTGATGGAGTATGATTATCAGTGTATTTATCAATTTTATTGTGATATCATTCACAAACAGGGCGTTGATAAAATTCCAGAAGAATTAGAATTCTTATTGAGAATGTATTGCAGAGGTTCAATTGCCATGACCGTAGAATGGGCGACAACAGGAATGAAGATGTCGCCGGAACAGCTTACAGATCAGTTGATTGATGCGATGCCTCCAAAGTTATATGATCTATTTAAAGATATATAA
- a CDS encoding DUF4118 domain-containing protein produces the protein MSTGEFVELNKENEHILVCLSSSPSNEKIIRTAAKMARDMRARFTALYVQTGKRERESDKRRLEAHVQFAKESGAEIVMTHGENVPVQIAEYAHLSNVTKIVIGQSSAKRNHFFSKQTLTEKLIEAVPDIDIHIIPDAMNLDNYRKPHGAVYVGKPTMKDSLLTLFIFAVCTLIGLFIQKLQFTDTNIVTIYILGVLLTSILTDGYLYSIGGSVLSVFLFCFFLTEPRMSFQTYAVGYPVTFVIMLISSVITGTLAAKLKTHARLSAQSAFRTQILFDTDRLLQKAKNDTDILSITCTQLIKLLDRSIVAYVVEGDELSAPHIFSNKKKEQTEDLLTSREQEIAKWVYENKQRAGATTERFKDAQCLYLAICIEDNVYGVIAIPVDEYTLDSFEYSILLSVINECALAMENKKNIMEKEKISVLAKNEQLRADLLRAISHDLRTPLCSISGNADMLLNSGERLDDITKHQIYTDIYDDSEWLINIVENLLSITRLNDGRLKLKFTDQLLDEVIAESLRHISRKHEEYQIVTECDELILARMDVRLILQVLINLVDNAIKYTPKGSTIRICAMNENGKAKIQVEDNGPGICDEMKPHIFEMFYTGKNTIADSHRSLGLGLALCRSIIEVHNGKLVLEDNTPHGCIFSFTLPLSEVTLNE, from the coding sequence ATGAGCACAGGAGAATTTGTAGAGCTGAACAAAGAAAACGAACACATTCTTGTTTGTCTTTCTTCTTCACCATCGAATGAAAAGATCATACGTACAGCAGCAAAAATGGCAAGAGATATGCGGGCACGTTTTACGGCATTGTATGTACAGACAGGAAAAAGAGAAAGAGAATCGGACAAAAGAAGACTGGAAGCTCATGTACAATTTGCAAAGGAATCTGGTGCGGAAATCGTAATGACACATGGGGAAAATGTTCCGGTACAGATCGCGGAATATGCACATTTATCAAATGTCACAAAAATCGTGATCGGACAAAGCAGTGCAAAGAGAAATCACTTTTTCAGCAAACAGACATTAACAGAGAAGTTGATCGAGGCTGTTCCTGATATTGATATCCACATTATTCCAGATGCGATGAACTTAGATAATTATCGAAAACCGCATGGAGCGGTTTATGTAGGAAAGCCTACGATGAAAGACAGTTTATTGACATTATTTATATTTGCAGTTTGTACGTTGATCGGTCTATTCATCCAGAAACTTCAATTTACAGATACAAACATCGTTACAATTTATATTTTGGGTGTTTTATTAACGTCAATCCTTACAGATGGATATTTATACAGCATTGGAGGTTCTGTCTTAAGTGTATTTTTGTTCTGCTTTTTCCTTACGGAACCAAGAATGTCATTTCAGACATATGCAGTTGGATATCCGGTAACTTTTGTGATCATGTTAATATCTTCTGTCATTACTGGAACACTTGCAGCAAAATTAAAAACACATGCAAGGCTTTCAGCACAATCTGCATTTCGTACACAGATTTTATTTGACACAGACCGGTTACTTCAAAAAGCAAAAAACGATACGGATATTTTAAGTATTACATGTACACAGCTTATCAAATTATTAGACCGCAGTATTGTAGCATATGTTGTGGAAGGCGATGAATTGTCAGCACCACATATATTTTCGAATAAAAAGAAAGAACAGACAGAAGATTTATTGACAAGCAGGGAGCAGGAGATCGCAAAATGGGTGTATGAAAACAAGCAGCGTGCTGGAGCAACGACCGAACGTTTTAAAGATGCACAGTGTCTATACCTTGCCATTTGTATTGAGGATAATGTGTATGGTGTGATCGCAATACCAGTTGACGAATATACATTAGATTCCTTCGAATATAGTATCTTACTTTCTGTGATCAATGAATGTGCACTTGCCATGGAAAATAAAAAGAATATCATGGAGAAAGAAAAAATCTCCGTTCTTGCCAAAAATGAACAGTTAAGAGCAGATCTGCTTCGTGCGATCTCACATGATCTAAGGACACCACTTTGTTCCATTTCTGGGAATGCAGACATGCTGTTAAATAGTGGAGAACGTCTTGATGATATAACAAAACATCAGATTTATACAGATATTTATGATGATTCAGAATGGTTGATCAATATCGTTGAAAATTTATTATCGATCACAAGATTAAATGATGGAAGATTAAAACTGAAATTTACAGATCAATTATTAGATGAGGTGATCGCGGAATCATTACGGCATATCAGCAGGAAACATGAAGAGTATCAGATCGTTACAGAATGCGATGAATTGATACTTGCACGTATGGATGTGCGGCTGATCCTGCAAGTGTTGATCAATCTGGTCGATAATGCAATTAAATATACACCGAAAGGATCTACAATCCGCATTTGTGCCATGAATGAAAATGGAAAAGCAAAGATTCAAGTAGAAGATAACGGCCCTGGAATTTGTGATGAAATGAAGCCGCATATATTTGAAATGTTTTATACAGGGAAAAATACGATCGCAGACAGCCATCGAAGTCTTGGTTTAGGTTTGGCACTTTGCCGTTCGATCATAGAGGTGCATAACGGGAAACTGGTGTTGGAGGACAATACACCACATGGTTGTATTTTTTCTTTCACACTGCCATTAAGTGAGGTTACATTAAATGAATAA
- the sdaAA gene encoding L-serine ammonia-lyase, iron-sulfur-dependent, subunit alpha: MDFKNANELLDLCKKHDLPISEVMRQREIIEGEKEADTVHDAMARVLEIMKNAAFTPIKEPVRSMGGLIGGEAKKIASRYHSGFGICGDLLEKSMIYAMATLETNASMGLIVASPTAGSAGIVPGLLLGLQEVHKLDDEQIIQALFNASAIGYLAMRNATVAGAVGGCQAEVGVASAMAASAIVELLGGDPEQCLGAASTVLMNMLGLVCDPVGGLVEYPCQNRNAAGVANAIIAAEISLSGIHQLIPFDEMLNAMYIVGKRLPAELRETAQGGCAATPSACAACGGCA, translated from the coding sequence ATGGATTTTAAAAACGCAAATGAATTGCTTGATTTATGTAAAAAACATGATCTTCCAATCTCCGAAGTGATGAGACAGCGTGAGATCATAGAAGGGGAAAAAGAAGCTGATACGGTTCATGATGCAATGGCAAGAGTTCTTGAGATCATGAAAAATGCTGCTTTTACTCCGATCAAAGAACCGGTTCGTTCCATGGGTGGACTGATCGGTGGCGAGGCAAAGAAGATTGCTTCCCGGTATCATTCTGGATTTGGAATCTGTGGTGATCTGTTAGAAAAAAGTATGATCTATGCGATGGCGACTCTTGAGACGAATGCATCCATGGGGTTGATCGTAGCATCCCCAACCGCAGGGTCTGCCGGAATCGTTCCTGGACTTTTACTTGGGCTTCAGGAAGTTCATAAATTAGATGATGAACAAATCATTCAGGCACTGTTTAATGCCAGTGCGATCGGATATCTTGCTATGAGAAATGCAACGGTTGCAGGTGCTGTCGGCGGGTGTCAGGCGGAAGTCGGTGTTGCTTCTGCGATGGCTGCTTCTGCCATTGTCGAACTGCTTGGCGGTGATCCAGAACAATGTCTTGGAGCTGCCTCTACCGTTTTAATGAATATGTTAGGTCTTGTTTGTGACCCCGTTGGCGGGTTGGTGGAATATCCATGCCAGAACCGTAATGCCGCAGGTGTTGCAAATGCGATCATCGCAGCTGAGATTTCTTTATCTGGAATCCATCAGCTCATCCCGTTTGACGAAATGTTAAACGCAATGTATATCGTTGGTAAACGACTGCCAGCTGAACTAAGAGAAACCGCCCAGGGAGGCTGCGCTGCAACTCCTTCTGCATGTGCTGCATGCGGAGGTTGTGCGTAA
- a CDS encoding response regulator, whose product MNKALILVVEDDRPIRNLIVTTLKTHDYKYITAENGSSAILEASSHKPEIILLDLGLPDMEGVDVIKKVRTWSNVPIIVISARSEDVDKIEALDAGADDYITKPFSVDELLARIRVTQRRLALIQSGEEQEQAVFVNGELKIDYTAGSTYLKDKELHLTPIEYKLLCLLSHNVGKVLTHTYITQQIWGSSLENDVASLRVFMATLRKKLQPDKDGMQYIQTHIGIGYRMLKI is encoded by the coding sequence ATGAATAAAGCATTAATTTTAGTCGTGGAGGATGACCGGCCAATCCGTAATCTGATCGTGACAACATTAAAAACACATGATTATAAATATATTACAGCAGAGAATGGAAGTTCAGCTATTTTAGAGGCATCTTCTCATAAACCAGAGATCATTTTATTAGATCTTGGATTGCCTGATATGGAAGGTGTGGATGTGATCAAAAAAGTAAGAACATGGTCTAACGTACCAATTATCGTTATCAGTGCAAGAAGTGAAGATGTAGATAAAATAGAAGCACTGGATGCAGGAGCAGATGATTATATCACAAAACCATTTTCAGTTGATGAACTGCTTGCAAGGATCAGGGTTACACAGCGCCGATTAGCATTGATCCAGTCAGGCGAGGAACAAGAACAAGCAGTCTTTGTAAATGGAGAGTTAAAGATCGACTATACAGCAGGATCTACATATTTAAAAGATAAAGAACTGCATTTAACACCAATCGAATATAAATTATTATGTTTGCTGTCTCATAATGTTGGAAAAGTACTGACTCACACTTATATCACGCAACAGATCTGGGGCAGTTCACTGGAAAATGATGTTGCATCACTTAGAGTGTTTATGGCAACATTACGGAAGAAATTACAGCCAGATAAAGATGGCATGCAGTATATACAGACACATATAGGTATTGGATATCGGATGCTTAAGATATAG
- a CDS encoding potassium channel family protein: MKNILLIGLGRFGKHIAIQSSQLGHEIMAVDLDEERVNDALPYVTNAQIGDSTNEEFLKSLGIANYDICFVTIGGNFQNSLETTCLLKELGGKMVISRAERDVQEKFLLRNGADKVVYPEKMVAKWATIRYTDDHILDYMEVDASHAIFEVEVPKEWIGKTVGKLDIRKKYDINIMAVKDDGKVSMAISADTCFKEDVTLLVLGEYKAIKKCFCI; the protein is encoded by the coding sequence ATGAAGAATATTTTATTGATCGGACTTGGACGTTTTGGAAAACATATAGCGATACAGTCAAGTCAGCTTGGACATGAGATCATGGCAGTTGATCTGGATGAGGAAAGAGTGAATGATGCACTTCCATATGTTACGAATGCACAGATCGGGGACAGTACGAATGAGGAATTTTTAAAATCTCTGGGGATTGCAAATTATGATATCTGTTTTGTTACGATCGGTGGGAATTTCCAAAATTCGTTGGAAACCACCTGTCTGTTAAAAGAACTTGGAGGCAAAATGGTTATTTCCAGAGCTGAACGAGATGTACAGGAAAAATTCCTCTTACGAAATGGAGCCGATAAGGTAGTCTATCCAGAAAAAATGGTGGCAAAATGGGCAACGATCCGTTATACCGATGATCATATTCTTGATTATATGGAAGTCGATGCCTCACATGCGATCTTTGAGGTAGAGGTTCCGAAGGAATGGATCGGAAAGACAGTGGGAAAACTTGATATTAGAAAAAAATATGATATTAACATTATGGCAGTAAAAGATGATGGAAAAGTAAGTATGGCGATATCTGCGGATACCTGTTTTAAGGAAGATGTTACATTATTGGTATTAGGAGAATATAAAGCGATCAAAAAGTGTTTTTGTATCTGA
- a CDS encoding LysR family transcriptional regulator, with product MEFRQIQTFMQIAQVKNFSKTAELLGYSQSAVTVQIRQLETELGVRLFDRTGKKVILTPKGKEFLIHANKIIDEMHKAKDAMNDTAELKNPLHIGTIESLCTVKLQEIVQRFRKEHPQVRIQITIGSPERLIQKMEHNELDVIYILDTPRWNKNWVKVMEKAEPVIFVSAPNYKLAGKKDIEIEEILNAPFYLTERNANYRQALEQELALHKQTLSPVLECSDTAFIKKMLKTGKGLSYLPLFVVEKDIEEGKIAKLDVKDIDITMYRQVFYHANKYMTKEMEKFVEYCRL from the coding sequence ATGGAATTCCGTCAGATACAGACATTTATGCAGATAGCACAAGTGAAGAACTTCTCAAAAACCGCAGAATTACTAGGTTATTCGCAATCTGCTGTAACAGTACAGATCCGTCAGTTAGAGACAGAATTAGGAGTGCGGTTATTTGACCGTACAGGAAAAAAAGTGATACTCACACCGAAAGGAAAAGAATTTTTAATACATGCAAATAAGATCATTGATGAAATGCACAAGGCAAAAGATGCAATGAATGATACTGCAGAGTTAAAAAATCCATTACATATCGGAACGATTGAATCACTCTGCACTGTCAAATTGCAAGAAATTGTACAGCGGTTTCGGAAAGAACATCCACAGGTTAGAATTCAGATCACGATCGGTTCTCCAGAACGCCTGATCCAGAAGATGGAACACAATGAACTCGATGTCATTTATATTCTGGACACACCAAGATGGAATAAAAACTGGGTGAAAGTCATGGAAAAAGCGGAGCCTGTGATCTTTGTGTCTGCACCAAATTATAAATTAGCAGGGAAAAAGGATATTGAGATCGAAGAAATTTTAAATGCACCATTTTATCTGACAGAACGAAACGCAAATTACAGACAGGCATTAGAACAGGAACTGGCACTTCACAAACAGACATTATCACCAGTGCTTGAATGCAGTGATACGGCCTTTATCAAGAAAATGTTAAAGACAGGGAAAGGGCTTTCTTATCTTCCATTATTTGTTGTAGAAAAGGATATTGAAGAAGGGAAGATCGCAAAATTAGATGTGAAAGATATTGATATTACAATGTATCGACAAGTGTTTTATCATGCAAATAAATATATGACAAAAGAAATGGAGAAATTTGTGGAGTACTGCAGGTTGTGA